In Mycobacterium stomatepiae, the following are encoded in one genomic region:
- a CDS encoding HdeD family acid-resistance protein, with protein MQPTEVPSMLPHLWKSTLASGVLTAIVGALVLAWPGISVLAAAIAFGVYLLITGVAQVVFAFSLHVSAGSRILLFISGAASLILAVLAFRHFGQGYAVLLLAIWIGIGFVFRGVATTVSAISDPTLPGRGWSIIIGAITLIAGIVVLASPLASIITLAIVVGIWLAVIGVFEVIASFGIRKASKELGAGSA; from the coding sequence ATGCAGCCCACCGAAGTTCCAAGCATGTTGCCGCATTTGTGGAAATCCACGTTGGCATCAGGAGTCCTGACGGCGATCGTCGGTGCCCTGGTTCTGGCGTGGCCCGGTATATCGGTCCTGGCCGCCGCGATCGCCTTCGGTGTCTATCTGCTGATTACCGGTGTGGCGCAAGTCGTGTTCGCCTTCAGCCTGCATGTTTCAGCGGGCAGTCGCATTCTGCTGTTCATCAGCGGCGCGGCGTCTTTGATCCTGGCCGTACTGGCATTTCGCCATTTCGGCCAGGGATACGCGGTGCTGTTGCTGGCCATCTGGATTGGCATCGGATTCGTCTTTCGTGGGGTTGCCACAACGGTTTCCGCGATCAGCGATCCGACGCTACCCGGGCGCGGCTGGTCGATTATCATCGGCGCTATCACGTTGATCGCCGGCATTGTCGTGCTGGCGTCGCCGCTCGCGTCGATCATCACCCTGGCGATCGTCGTCGGCATTTGGCTGGCCGTCATCGGCGTCTTCGAGGTGATCGCGTCGTTCGGGATCCGCAAGGCCTCGAAGGAACTTGGCGCCGGGTCCGCTTAA
- the cydB gene encoding cytochrome d ubiquinol oxidase subunit II — protein sequence MALQELWFGLIAVLFLGFFVLEGFDFGVGMLMEPFGRVGSGDPENHRRAALNTIGPVWDGNEVWLLTAGAGMFAAFPGWYASVFSTLYLPLLAILFGMIVRAVAIEWRGKVDDPKWRALADFGIAAGSWLPAVLWGVAFAILVRGLPVNANGHIHLSIGDVLNAYTLLGGLATAGLFLFYGAVFVALKTSGGIRDDAHRFAKQLSLPVTGLVGIFGLWTQLAHGKNWTWLVLGVAVVALLAAVALVWRRGSDGWAFASTALVVAAVVILLFGVLYPDLVPSTLNKQWSLTIYNASSTPYTLKIMTWVTAFFAPLTVVYQAWTYWVFRQRISADGIPPSIGLTRRPS from the coding sequence ATGGCGCTGCAAGAGTTGTGGTTCGGCCTCATCGCCGTGCTATTCCTGGGCTTCTTCGTCCTGGAGGGCTTCGACTTCGGCGTGGGCATGCTGATGGAACCGTTCGGCCGTGTCGGCAGCGGCGATCCGGAGAACCATCGGCGCGCCGCGCTGAACACCATCGGCCCGGTGTGGGACGGCAATGAAGTGTGGTTGCTCACCGCCGGCGCCGGTATGTTCGCCGCGTTCCCCGGCTGGTATGCGAGCGTGTTCTCCACGCTCTACCTACCGCTGTTGGCGATCCTGTTCGGCATGATCGTGCGCGCCGTGGCCATCGAATGGCGCGGCAAGGTCGACGATCCGAAGTGGCGCGCCCTGGCCGATTTCGGCATCGCGGCCGGGTCCTGGCTGCCCGCGGTGCTGTGGGGCGTCGCGTTCGCCATCCTGGTGCGTGGCCTGCCGGTCAACGCAAACGGTCACATTCACCTCTCCATCGGCGACGTGCTCAACGCCTACACACTGCTGGGCGGTTTGGCCACGGCCGGGTTGTTCTTGTTCTACGGCGCGGTGTTCGTCGCGTTGAAAACGTCGGGCGGAATCCGCGACGACGCACATCGATTCGCCAAGCAGTTATCGCTGCCGGTCACGGGACTGGTTGGTATCTTTGGTCTTTGGACGCAGCTGGCGCACGGCAAGAACTGGACCTGGCTGGTGCTCGGGGTGGCTGTCGTCGCGCTCCTTGCCGCGGTCGCGTTGGTATGGCGCCGCGGCTCCGACGGTTGGGCGTTCGCGAGCACGGCACTCGTCGTTGCGGCGGTGGTGATTCTGTTGTTCGGAGTGCTGTATCCCGATTTGGTGCCCTCGACGCTGAACAAGCAGTGGAGCCTGACGATCTACAACGCGTCGTCGACGCCCTACACGCTGAAGATCATGACGTGGGTCACCGCCTTCTTTGCCCCACTGACGGTCGTGTACCAGGCGTGGACGTACTGGGTTTTCCGCCAACGAATCTCGGCCGACGGGATACCACCCTCGATCGGGCTGACCAGGCGTCCATCCTGA
- a CDS encoding adenylate/guanylate cyclase domain-containing protein → MVPRKCGAPPNSPDGSARPDCKAAVRAKNRARNEHYADSHDRRARVLNINSMMAVVISLLFGILGIWAGTFAQRTQVITLVAAMIFLMVPWLHRFGELVAPLTYIVSAYLVIFFICWEVGTGSGVQYYYIANASLVVLQLGIERVGLAALLAGVGAGLVIALQFLVPRSTGLEQPWAERTSFIITMISACTMAVVTVSFALRDTKRAEDVMESEYERSEALLANMLPASVADRLKEPERDVIADRYEEASVLFADMVGFTERASSTAPCDLVKFLDRLYSAFDELVDKHGLEKIKVSGDSYMVVSGVPRPRPDHVQALADFALDMVATAAKIQDAQGDSVPMRVGFATGTVVAGVVGSRRFFYDVWGDAVNVAARMESTDSVGQIQVPEDVYHRLKDEFVLRERGRIEVKGKGVMHTWYLIGRRPTAAQAGELTAEEPRTTHGATV, encoded by the coding sequence GTGGTGCCTAGGAAATGCGGGGCCCCGCCAAATTCGCCAGATGGCTCGGCCCGCCCGGACTGCAAAGCGGCGGTGCGTGCCAAAAACCGCGCCCGCAACGAGCACTACGCCGATAGCCACGACCGCCGGGCCAGGGTGCTCAACATCAACTCGATGATGGCGGTGGTCATCAGCCTGCTCTTCGGGATCCTCGGCATCTGGGCCGGGACCTTCGCACAGCGAACCCAGGTGATCACCCTCGTCGCCGCGATGATCTTTCTGATGGTCCCGTGGTTGCACCGCTTCGGCGAACTGGTTGCGCCGCTTACCTACATCGTCTCGGCATATCTCGTCATCTTCTTCATCTGCTGGGAGGTCGGCACCGGCTCCGGCGTCCAGTACTACTACATCGCCAACGCGAGCCTGGTGGTGTTGCAGCTCGGCATTGAGCGCGTCGGCCTGGCAGCGCTGCTGGCGGGCGTCGGCGCCGGGCTGGTGATCGCCCTGCAGTTCCTGGTCCCCCGCTCGACCGGGCTCGAACAGCCCTGGGCCGAGCGGACGAGCTTCATCATCACGATGATCTCGGCCTGCACGATGGCGGTGGTGACGGTGTCGTTCGCGCTGCGTGACACAAAACGCGCCGAAGACGTCATGGAATCCGAATACGAGCGCTCGGAAGCTTTGCTGGCCAACATGTTGCCCGCCAGCGTCGCCGACCGGCTCAAAGAACCCGAGCGCGACGTCATCGCCGACCGATACGAGGAAGCCTCGGTGCTGTTCGCCGACATGGTCGGCTTCACCGAGCGCGCCAGCTCAACCGCGCCATGCGACCTCGTCAAGTTCCTCGACCGCCTCTACAGCGCATTCGACGAACTCGTGGACAAGCACGGGCTGGAGAAAATCAAAGTCAGCGGCGACTCCTACATGGTTGTCAGTGGCGTCCCGCGGCCCAGGCCCGATCACGTGCAGGCCCTGGCCGACTTCGCCCTCGACATGGTCGCTACCGCCGCGAAAATCCAAGATGCACAAGGTGACTCGGTCCCGATGCGAGTCGGATTCGCGACGGGCACCGTGGTCGCGGGCGTCGTTGGATCGCGGCGTTTCTTCTACGACGTATGGGGCGACGCGGTCAATGTCGCGGCCCGGATGGAATCGACCGACTCCGTCGGACAGATTCAAGTGCCCGAGGACGTTTACCACCGCCTGAAGGACGAGTTCGTGCTGCGTGAGCGTGGCCGGATCGAGGTCAAAGGCAAAGGCGTCATGCACACCTGGTACCTGATCGGCCGCAGGCCGACAGCGGCCCAAGCCGGCGAGCTGACCGCCGAGGAACCCCGAACGACCCACGGCGCCACGGTCTAA
- a CDS encoding ANTAR domain-containing response regulator, with protein sequence MTGPTTDTDAAVARRVLIAEDEALIRMDLAEMLREEGYDIVGEAGDGQEAVELAEQHKPDLVIMDVKMPRRDGIDAASEIASKRIAPIVVLTAFSQRDLVERARDAGAMAYLVKPFTISDLIPAIELAVSRFGEITALEREVATLFDRLETRKVVERAKGLLQSKQGMTEPEAFKWIQRAAMDRRTTMKRVAEVVLETLGGESDGESG encoded by the coding sequence ATGACAGGCCCCACGACCGACACCGACGCTGCTGTGGCGCGCCGGGTACTGATCGCGGAAGACGAAGCGCTGATCCGTATGGACTTGGCCGAGATGCTCCGAGAGGAGGGGTACGACATCGTCGGCGAGGCGGGGGATGGCCAGGAAGCCGTCGAACTCGCCGAGCAACACAAACCCGACCTCGTGATCATGGATGTGAAGATGCCGCGCCGTGACGGCATCGACGCAGCCTCGGAGATAGCGAGCAAACGCATCGCGCCGATCGTGGTGCTGACCGCGTTCAGCCAACGCGACCTCGTCGAGCGGGCGCGTGATGCCGGGGCGATGGCTTACCTGGTGAAGCCGTTCACGATCAGCGACCTGATTCCGGCCATTGAGTTGGCCGTCAGCCGGTTCGGCGAGATCACCGCGCTGGAACGCGAGGTCGCGACGCTGTTCGACCGCCTGGAGACCCGCAAGGTCGTCGAACGCGCCAAGGGTCTGCTGCAGTCCAAGCAGGGCATGACCGAGCCCGAGGCGTTCAAGTGGATTCAGCGGGCCGCGATGGATCGACGGACGACGATGAAGCGGGTGGCCGAAGTTGTGTTGGAGACCCTCGGCGGCGAGTCCGACGGAGAGTCCGGCTAG
- the cydD gene encoding thiol reductant ABC exporter subunit CydD encodes MRRYLAATVSCGVVISACAIGSAIVLASIVARIITDPSARGLRSWLGPLSILLALWTVRTVAHWLQARLGQRGANAVIADLNGQVLAAVTARQPNELAAQRDAAAMVVTRGLDGLRPYFTGYLPTLLLAAILTPASVAVIALYDLKSTLIVVITLPLIPIFMVLIGLATAERSAAALAAMTTLQGRLLDLIAGIPTLRALGRASGPEHRIAELAAAHRRSAMATLRIAFLSALVLELLATLGVALIAVGIGLRLVFGEMSLVTGLTVLLLAPDVYWPLRRIGVEFHAAQDGRAAADEAFALIGEPTTASARARTVDARGAELRLETLSVAGREGNSPCELTAVIPPGRVTVLTGRNGAGKSTTLQAIAGLATPSSGRVLVDGIDVTELEQTAWWRQLSWLPQRPVLVPGTVRDNLALLGELDDAERACAAAGFDAVLAELPDGPDTALGRDGAGLSLGQRQRLGLARAFGSPAPVLLLDEPTAHLDADTEQRVLRAITERARAGSTVVVVGHREQVLAIADQVVGVVSEGEVRCARV; translated from the coding sequence TTGCGTCGCTACCTGGCCGCCACCGTGAGCTGCGGAGTGGTGATCTCCGCCTGCGCGATCGGCTCGGCAATCGTGCTGGCAAGCATCGTCGCGCGAATCATCACCGATCCCTCGGCCCGCGGTCTACGAAGCTGGCTGGGACCGCTATCAATCCTGTTGGCGCTGTGGACCGTTCGCACAGTTGCGCACTGGCTGCAGGCGCGGTTGGGCCAGCGGGGCGCCAACGCGGTGATCGCCGATCTCAACGGCCAGGTACTGGCGGCGGTGACCGCCCGGCAACCCAACGAGCTGGCCGCGCAGCGGGATGCCGCCGCGATGGTGGTGACTCGCGGTCTCGACGGCTTACGCCCCTATTTCACCGGCTATCTGCCCACCCTGCTGCTGGCCGCGATCCTCACTCCGGCGTCCGTGGCCGTGATCGCGCTCTATGACCTGAAATCGACGTTGATAGTCGTGATCACGCTGCCGCTGATCCCGATCTTCATGGTCCTGATCGGGCTCGCCACGGCCGAGCGGTCAGCGGCCGCGCTGGCGGCCATGACGACACTGCAAGGCCGGCTGCTGGACCTGATCGCCGGTATCCCGACGCTGCGGGCGCTGGGCCGCGCTTCGGGTCCCGAGCATCGGATCGCCGAACTTGCTGCCGCCCACCGCCGTTCGGCGATGGCGACGCTGCGCATCGCATTCCTGTCCGCGCTGGTGCTCGAACTGCTGGCCACCCTGGGCGTCGCGCTGATCGCGGTCGGTATCGGTCTGCGACTGGTGTTCGGTGAGATGAGCCTGGTTACCGGATTGACGGTGCTGCTGCTGGCACCCGACGTGTACTGGCCGCTGCGCCGCATCGGGGTGGAATTCCACGCGGCTCAAGACGGCCGAGCCGCGGCCGACGAGGCGTTCGCGCTCATCGGCGAGCCGACGACGGCGTCGGCGCGCGCCCGAACGGTGGACGCACGCGGTGCGGAACTCCGCCTGGAGACGCTCAGCGTGGCCGGGCGAGAAGGCAATTCGCCATGTGAGTTGACCGCGGTGATTCCGCCAGGCCGGGTGACGGTGCTGACCGGCCGCAACGGGGCCGGCAAGAGCACCACCTTGCAGGCGATCGCCGGGCTCGCCACGCCGTCATCGGGCCGGGTCCTCGTCGACGGGATCGACGTGACCGAACTGGAGCAGACCGCGTGGTGGCGACAACTGTCCTGGCTGCCGCAACGCCCGGTGCTCGTCCCCGGCACGGTCCGGGACAACCTGGCCTTGCTCGGCGAGTTGGACGACGCGGAACGTGCCTGCGCGGCAGCGGGATTCGATGCGGTGCTGGCCGAGCTGCCCGACGGGCCGGACACCGCGCTGGGGCGCGACGGCGCCGGGCTGTCACTGGGACAGCGACAGCGGCTCGGCCTGGCCCGAGCGTTCGGGTCGCCGGCCCCGGTGCTGCTGCTCGACGAACCCACCGCCCACCTGGACGCCGACACCGAACAGCGGGTGCTGCGGGCCATTACCGAGCGGGCACGCGCGGGGTCGACCGTCGTGGTCGTCGGGCATCGGGAGCAAGTCCTGGCAATCGCAGACCAGGTCGTCGGGGTGGTCTCGGAGGGCGAGGTGCGTTGTGCGCGCGTATGA
- a CDS encoding acyl-CoA thioesterase II, translating to MPAGLESDGEPNTDFSPDFEELLAVLDLNRVGDDRFLGSHPSKNPMRTFGGQLMAQSFVASSRSLIRDDLPPSALSVHFVNGGDTTKDIEFHVSRLRDERRFANRRVDAVQDGTLLSSAMIAYMSGGRGLEHAVEPPQVGEALAQPPLRELLRGYEETVPHFVNALQPIEWRYTNDPAWVMRDKGERLPHNRVWLKALGKVPDDPVLHTATMVYSSDTTVLDSVITRHGLSWGFDRIFAASANHSVWFHRQVDFNDWVLYSTSSPVAADSRGLGTGHFFDGTGQIVATVVQEGVLKYFPPSGP from the coding sequence GTGCCGGCCGGCTTGGAGTCTGACGGAGAGCCGAACACCGACTTCTCGCCCGATTTTGAAGAACTGCTGGCGGTCCTGGACCTCAATCGCGTTGGCGACGACCGGTTCCTCGGGTCTCATCCCAGCAAGAACCCGATGCGGACCTTCGGCGGGCAGCTGATGGCGCAGTCCTTCGTCGCGAGCAGCCGCAGCCTGATTCGGGACGATCTGCCGCCCAGCGCGCTTTCGGTGCATTTCGTCAACGGCGGCGACACGACCAAGGACATCGAATTCCACGTGTCCCGGTTGCGCGACGAGCGCCGCTTCGCCAACCGGCGCGTCGACGCCGTGCAGGACGGCACGCTGTTGTCCTCGGCGATGATCGCCTACATGTCCGGCGGCCGCGGCCTGGAGCACGCCGTCGAGCCGCCCCAGGTGGGCGAGGCTCTCGCCCAGCCGCCGCTGCGCGAGCTGTTGCGCGGCTACGAGGAAACCGTCCCGCACTTCGTCAACGCGCTGCAGCCGATCGAATGGCGCTACACCAACGATCCGGCATGGGTGATGCGAGACAAGGGGGAGCGGCTGCCGCACAATCGGGTGTGGCTCAAGGCGCTCGGCAAAGTGCCGGACGATCCGGTGCTGCACACCGCGACGATGGTGTACTCCTCGGACACCACGGTGTTGGATTCGGTGATCACCAGGCACGGCTTGTCGTGGGGCTTCGACCGCATTTTCGCCGCGTCGGCCAACCATTCGGTGTGGTTTCACCGGCAGGTCGACTTCAACGACTGGGTGTTGTATTCGACATCGTCGCCGGTGGCCGCGGATTCCCGCGGGCTGGGCACCGGCCATTTCTTCGATGGCACCGGCCAAATCGTGGCGACCGTGGTGCAAGAAGGCGTGCTGAAATACTTTCCGCCCTCGGGCCCGTAA
- a CDS encoding cytochrome ubiquinol oxidase subunit I: MNVVDISRWQFGITTVYHFIFVPLTIGLAPLVAVMQTVWVTTGNTAWYRLTKFFGKLFLINFAIGVATGIVQEFQFGMNWSEYSRFVGDIFGAPLAMEGLAAFFFESTFLGLWIFGWSRLPKLVHLACIWIVAIAVNVSAFFIISANSFMQHPVGAHYNPVTRRAELDSIGALLSNNTARAAFSHAVNGSLLTAATFVAAVSAWWLIRAKKTANTELGKVFRPAAILGCWVALFATVGLFFSGDQQGKLMFQQQPMKMASAESLCNTETDPDFSILTVGTHNNCDSITRAIQVPYVLPFLAESKFTGVTLQGVRNIQQDYEHRFGPNDYRPNLFVTYWSFRMMIGLMAIPVLFALATLWLTRRGRTPTQPWLSWFALLTIPTPFLANSAGWVFTEMGRQPWIVAPNPTGDQQVRLTVSQGVSDHASAIVVISLVTFTLVYAVLAVIWFWLLKRYVVEGPLEHDAEPAPPKTPDDDEVAPLSFAY, from the coding sequence ATGAATGTCGTCGACATTTCGCGGTGGCAGTTCGGAATTACCACCGTCTACCACTTCATCTTTGTGCCGCTCACGATCGGCCTGGCCCCCTTGGTCGCCGTCATGCAGACCGTGTGGGTGACCACCGGAAACACCGCCTGGTATCGCCTGACCAAGTTCTTCGGCAAGCTGTTCCTGATCAACTTCGCGATCGGAGTGGCCACCGGGATCGTGCAGGAATTCCAGTTCGGCATGAACTGGAGCGAGTACTCCCGGTTCGTCGGCGACATCTTCGGCGCCCCGCTCGCGATGGAAGGCTTGGCCGCCTTCTTCTTCGAATCCACCTTCCTCGGCCTGTGGATCTTCGGCTGGAGCCGGCTACCGAAGCTAGTGCACCTGGCCTGCATTTGGATCGTCGCGATCGCGGTGAATGTGTCCGCTTTCTTTATCATTTCGGCGAATTCGTTCATGCAGCACCCGGTCGGCGCGCATTACAACCCGGTGACGCGGCGCGCAGAGTTGGACAGCATCGGGGCATTGCTCAGCAATAACACTGCGCGAGCGGCATTTTCACATGCGGTCAACGGCTCGCTGCTGACCGCGGCCACCTTCGTCGCCGCCGTGAGCGCCTGGTGGCTGATCCGCGCGAAAAAGACCGCCAATACCGAGCTCGGCAAGGTGTTTCGCCCGGCGGCGATCCTGGGCTGCTGGGTCGCGCTGTTCGCCACCGTGGGACTGTTCTTCAGCGGCGACCAGCAGGGCAAGCTGATGTTCCAGCAGCAGCCGATGAAAATGGCGTCGGCGGAATCGCTGTGCAACACCGAGACCGATCCGGACTTCTCCATCCTGACGGTAGGCACCCACAACAACTGCGACAGCATCACCCGCGCCATCCAGGTGCCCTACGTCCTGCCGTTCCTCGCCGAGAGCAAGTTCACCGGCGTGACATTGCAGGGCGTGCGCAATATCCAGCAGGACTATGAACACCGATTCGGGCCAAATGACTACCGGCCCAACCTATTCGTCACGTACTGGTCGTTCCGCATGATGATCGGCTTGATGGCGATCCCGGTGTTGTTCGCGCTGGCCACGCTGTGGCTCACGCGTCGCGGCCGAACCCCGACCCAACCGTGGCTCTCCTGGTTCGCGCTATTGACCATTCCCACGCCGTTCCTGGCGAACAGCGCCGGTTGGGTGTTCACGGAGATGGGGCGCCAGCCTTGGATTGTCGCGCCGAACCCGACCGGCGACCAGCAAGTGCGGCTGACCGTCAGCCAAGGGGTGTCGGATCACGCGTCAGCGATCGTCGTCATCTCACTGGTGACGTTCACCCTGGTCTACGCGGTGCTCGCGGTCATCTGGTTCTGGCTGCTGAAGCGTTACGTTGTCGAGGGACCGTTGGAGCACGACGCGGAGCCCGCACCGCCGAAAACACCGGACGATGACGAAGTGGCCCCGCTGTCGTTCGCCTACTGA
- the cydC gene encoding thiol reductant ABC exporter subunit CydC — translation MRAYDPLLAASSLLRPRLPRVLAAIALGVLSLGSALALAGVSAWLITRAWQMPPILDLSIAVVAVRLFAIARGVLHYCERLATHNTALRAAGVARADIYRRLADGPAAVAVRLHSGELVARVGAGVDELANVLVRALIPISVAAVLAVAATVTVAVISPAAGAVLAICLLITGVVAPLLAGRAAATAEELARQHHSERDTLAMIALEHAPELRVAGALPGIIAESHRRQLRWSDALDRAVKPAALAEAMPTAAIGASVLGAVVAGIGIASAVAPTTLAVLMLLPLSAFEAMTPLPAAAIQLTRSRIAARRLLDLAPEARPAESRMSTPLPSGTARLSADVRSGHTQTFSHPVTVDLDPGARLAITGASGSGKTTLLMTLAGLLPPLRGHVTLNGTDLSRFDGHELPSAVSFFAEDAHIFATTVRDNLLVARGDCADDELVTAMDAVGLGEWLASLPEGLSTVLTGGAQAISAGQRRRLLLARAMLSPARIVLLDEPTEHLDAVDAEGILTDLLTPASGLIGAERTVVVATHHMPGAVRCPELHIG, via the coding sequence GTGCGCGCGTATGATCCGCTGCTGGCGGCGTCGAGCCTGTTGCGCCCCCGGCTACCGCGCGTCCTGGCAGCCATCGCGCTGGGAGTGCTGTCGCTCGGCAGCGCGCTGGCGCTGGCCGGGGTCTCGGCGTGGCTGATCACCCGGGCCTGGCAGATGCCGCCCATCCTCGACCTGTCCATCGCCGTCGTCGCGGTGCGCCTGTTCGCGATCGCGCGGGGCGTGCTGCACTACTGCGAGCGACTGGCCACACACAACACCGCGCTGCGCGCGGCCGGCGTTGCGCGAGCAGACATCTATCGCCGGCTGGCCGACGGGCCGGCCGCGGTGGCCGTCCGGTTGCACAGCGGTGAGCTGGTGGCGCGCGTCGGCGCGGGCGTCGACGAACTGGCAAACGTGCTGGTGCGCGCCCTGATCCCGATCAGCGTGGCGGCGGTGTTGGCGGTGGCGGCAACGGTCACGGTCGCGGTTATTTCGCCGGCGGCCGGCGCGGTGCTGGCGATCTGTCTGCTGATTACCGGCGTGGTGGCGCCGCTGCTGGCCGGCAGGGCCGCGGCCACTGCGGAAGAGCTTGCCCGCCAGCATCATTCCGAGCGGGACACGTTGGCGATGATCGCGCTCGAACACGCACCCGAGCTTCGGGTCGCGGGCGCCCTGCCCGGCATCATCGCCGAATCGCACCGCCGCCAGCTCCGTTGGAGCGATGCGCTGGATCGGGCCGTCAAACCTGCCGCGCTGGCCGAGGCCATGCCGACCGCCGCGATCGGGGCCAGTGTGCTCGGCGCGGTGGTGGCCGGTATCGGGATTGCGTCCGCGGTCGCCCCGACCACGCTGGCGGTCCTGATGTTGTTGCCGCTGTCCGCCTTCGAGGCGATGACTCCCCTGCCGGCGGCCGCGATCCAGTTGACGCGCTCGCGCATCGCCGCACGCCGCCTGCTCGATCTGGCTCCGGAGGCCCGCCCCGCCGAGTCCCGCATGTCGACACCACTGCCCAGCGGCACGGCCCGGCTATCGGCCGACGTGCGCTCCGGCCACACTCAGACGTTCTCACACCCGGTGACGGTCGACCTAGACCCGGGCGCACGGCTGGCCATCACCGGCGCCAGCGGTTCCGGCAAGACGACGCTGCTGATGACCCTAGCCGGACTGCTACCACCGTTGCGCGGCCACGTGACCTTGAACGGAACCGATCTGAGCCGGTTCGATGGGCATGAATTGCCGAGCGCTGTCAGCTTTTTCGCCGAAGACGCACACATCTTCGCCACCACGGTCCGAGACAATCTTCTGGTCGCCCGCGGCGACTGCGCAGACGACGAACTCGTCACGGCAATGGACGCGGTGGGTCTAGGTGAATGGCTCGCGAGCCTGCCCGAGGGCCTGTCGACGGTGCTGACCGGTGGCGCGCAGGCGATCTCGGCGGGTCAGCGCCGGCGGCTACTGCTGGCCCGGGCGATGCTTTCGCCGGCCCGCATCGTACTGCTCGACGAACCCACCGAGCACCTCGACGCGGTGGACGCCGAAGGGATTCTGACGGATCTGCTGACCCCGGCCTCCGGGCTGATCGGGGCCGAGCGGACCGTTGTGGTGGCCACGCACCACATGCCCGGCGCCGTTCGCTGCCCGGAACTGCACATAGGTTAG
- a CDS encoding bifunctional lysylphosphatidylglycerol flippase/synthetase MprF gives MKSPSTELLPKPRAGERVVVHVDSFAARCIGAVALLCAGCWLVAIVAHHRSAPQWHYAGRLGWSLAVLAAVVFIARGIFLGRPVTTLHAGLALLLVLAGLGSHVLGFSLFGDVLVAGSGLVLMWPTSSHPQPENLLRAWALIDATTDDPLAPFAMQTGKSYHFTTAGGAALAYRTRLGFAVVGGDPIGDEAQFPQLVADFAAMCHAHGWRIAVVGCSERRLALWNDRAVIRQSLRAVPIGRDVVVDVAGFDMVGRKFRNLRQAVHRTHNAGITTEIVAEQELNESVVAELVDVVRASPSGAHTDRGFYMNLDGVLEGRFPGVLLIIARDADGRVQGFHRYATAGGGSDITLDVPWRRRGAPNGIDERLSVDMIEAGKAAGAQRVSLSFAAFPEIFDDKNPGRPQRVCYRLIHLLDPLIALESLYRYVHKFHALDARRYALISLTQLVPLVFVLLTLEFMPRRRHL, from the coding sequence ATGAAAAGCCCGTCAACGGAACTCCTCCCCAAACCGCGCGCGGGTGAACGCGTGGTGGTGCACGTCGATTCTTTCGCGGCGCGTTGCATTGGCGCCGTCGCGCTGCTGTGCGCCGGGTGCTGGCTGGTCGCGATTGTCGCCCATCATCGTTCTGCGCCCCAATGGCATTACGCGGGTCGGCTGGGCTGGTCCTTGGCGGTGCTGGCTGCGGTGGTGTTCATTGCCCGCGGCATCTTCCTGGGCCGCCCCGTGACGACCCTGCACGCGGGGCTGGCCTTGCTCTTGGTATTGGCGGGCCTGGGTTCGCATGTGCTGGGGTTCAGCCTGTTTGGCGACGTGCTGGTTGCCGGATCGGGATTGGTGTTGATGTGGCCGACGTCGTCGCATCCGCAACCCGAAAATCTGCTCCGAGCATGGGCTTTGATCGACGCCACCACAGATGACCCGTTGGCGCCGTTTGCGATGCAGACGGGTAAGAGCTACCACTTCACCACCGCGGGCGGCGCGGCGCTGGCCTATCGGACGCGGCTGGGGTTCGCCGTCGTCGGCGGGGATCCGATCGGCGATGAGGCCCAATTCCCGCAATTGGTCGCTGATTTCGCCGCCATGTGTCACGCACACGGCTGGCGCATCGCGGTGGTGGGGTGCAGCGAGCGACGGCTCGCGCTGTGGAACGACCGAGCGGTGATCAGGCAATCGCTGCGAGCCGTGCCGATCGGCCGCGATGTCGTTGTCGACGTCGCCGGTTTCGACATGGTGGGCCGCAAGTTTCGCAATTTGCGGCAGGCGGTGCACCGCACCCACAACGCCGGCATCACCACGGAAATCGTAGCGGAGCAAGAACTCAACGAGAGCGTGGTCGCTGAGCTGGTGGATGTGGTGCGCGCATCGCCCAGCGGAGCGCACACCGATCGGGGCTTCTACATGAACCTCGACGGAGTACTGGAGGGGCGATTCCCCGGTGTGCTCCTGATTATCGCGCGGGACGCCGATGGCCGGGTCCAGGGCTTTCATCGATACGCGACCGCCGGGGGTGGCAGCGACATCACTCTCGACGTGCCGTGGCGTCGCCGCGGTGCACCCAACGGAATCGACGAACGGCTCAGCGTAGACATGATCGAGGCCGGAAAAGCCGCTGGGGCGCAACGTGTTTCGCTCTCATTCGCGGCGTTTCCCGAGATCTTCGACGACAAGAATCCTGGCCGGCCGCAGCGGGTGTGCTACCGGTTGATCCATCTGCTCGACCCGTTGATCGCTCTCGAGTCGTTGTACCGCTACGTGCACAAGTTTCATGCGCTCGACGCCCGGCGCTATGCGCTGATTTCGCTGACACAGCTGGTGCCGCTGGTATTCGTTTTGCTGACACTGGAATTCATGCCACGCCGACGCCACCTCTGA